One genomic window of Vibrio mangrovi includes the following:
- a CDS encoding gamma carbonic anhydrase family protein, whose amino-acid sequence MSSIRRYKGIAPELGQRVYVDSSAVLVGDIRIGDDSSIWPLVAARGDVNHIHIGKRTNIQDGTVLHVTHKNAENPSGYPLIIGDDVTVGHKAMLHGCIIKDKVLVGMGSIVLDGVTVESEVVIGAGSLVPPNKTLQSGYLYVGSPVKQARPLTDEERAFLQKSADNYVQNKDDFLHEVEDIR is encoded by the coding sequence ATGAGTTCAATTCGGCGTTACAAAGGTATAGCCCCGGAACTTGGTCAGCGTGTTTATGTCGATAGCAGCGCCGTGCTGGTCGGAGATATCCGGATTGGTGACGATTCAAGCATCTGGCCCTTAGTCGCAGCCCGAGGTGATGTTAACCATATCCATATTGGTAAAAGAACCAATATTCAGGATGGTACGGTCTTGCACGTCACGCACAAAAATGCAGAAAACCCAAGCGGTTATCCACTGATTATCGGGGATGACGTAACTGTCGGCCATAAAGCAATGCTGCATGGCTGCATAATTAAGGACAAAGTTCTGGTTGGAATGGGCAGTATTGTTCTTGATGGTGTAACGGTAGAAAGTGAAGTCGTGATTGGCGCAGGTAGTCTGGTTCCGCCCAATAAGACACTGCAAAGTGGCTACCTTTATGTAGGCAGTCCAGTCAAACAGGCTCGCCCCTTAACGGATGAAGAGCGCGCCTTCTTACAGAAATCGGCTGACAACTATGTGCAGAACAAGGATGACTTCCTTCATGAAGTAGAAGACATCCGATAA
- a CDS encoding DUF1488 family protein has protein sequence MNQSILFPDDQSWDEASQQVHFPAQCQGALVECIVAVSELEQISGQKIAGREDALSIFSQYRFDFEELAERLIENEEDNALGQIEVVL, from the coding sequence ATGAATCAGTCGATTCTTTTTCCGGATGATCAATCCTGGGACGAAGCAAGCCAGCAAGTACATTTTCCTGCACAATGTCAGGGGGCTTTAGTTGAATGCATTGTGGCGGTTTCTGAACTGGAACAGATTTCCGGTCAGAAGATTGCCGGCAGAGAAGATGCTTTAAGCATCTTTTCGCAATACCGCTTCGATTTTGAAGAGTTGGCCGAGCGGTTGATTGAAAATGAAGAAGACAACGCGCTCGGACAGATTGAAGTGGTGCTCTGA